In Rhinolophus ferrumequinum isolate MPI-CBG mRhiFer1 chromosome 18, mRhiFer1_v1.p, whole genome shotgun sequence, a genomic segment contains:
- the LOC117038164 gene encoding zinc finger protein 77-like, whose translation MDTVVFVDVAVNFTREEWALLDGAQRELYREVMLETCRNLVSVGYYSQVKTNESRSQRNILDNLSSEGKTVRFIRIDSQSFIGENQSMNNNGDRHLTQETPFRSPLPESLYEANEGDQCGSTLNEVTSLSVHERCLTRVKPFSTKCGKVLECSFLQNQERCQTGYTPYPCEKRGQAGGCVSCLSSHVGTDLVEKPCIIQDSERVCKKYMKNLSGKKSFFQCSKCGKAFSCSSSLRAHRRMHVGDKPCECDQCGKAFRFPSGLREHVRIHTGEKPYVCKECGKGFRVSTVLRDHVKTHSGEKPYECKECGKAFSLSYSLRSHLITHSGVKSYECKECGKAFSFQSTLRRHEITHSGEKPYECEQCRKAFNKRCSLKSHLRTHTGEKPYECKVCGKAFSFSCSLRSHVRIHSGEKPYECKECGKAFTIQSTLRMHARTHTGEKPYECEQCGKAFSKRCSLKSHLRTHTGEKPYECEQCGNSFSFLSNLRMHVRTHSWEKPYECEQCGKAFSQRCSLKTHSRIHTGEKPYECQQCDKAFSGPSSLYRHVGRHRRETPMNVSNVANLSGFTTPLKNMRTQSGGEHTNNSSVGKV comes from the exons ATG GACACGGTGGTCTTTGTGGATGTGGCTGTGAACTTCACCCGGGAAGAGTGGGCTTTGCTGGATGGTGCTCAGAGGGAGCTCTACAGAGAAGTGATGCTGGAGACCTGCCGGAACCTGGTCTCCGTGG GTTATTATAGTCAAGTTAAAACCAATGAGTCACGTTCTCAGAGGAATATTTTGGACAACTTATCCAGTGAAGGGAAAACAGTGAGGTTTATAAGAATTGACTCTCAGTCATTTATTGGAGAAAACCAGTCAATGAATAATAATGGAGATCGGCACCTAACCCAGGAGACTCCTTTTAG AAGTCCTTTGCCAGAGAGTCTCTATGAAGCTAATGAAGGTGATCAATGTGGATCCACCCTGAACGAGGTTACATCTCTTTCTGTGCATGAGAGATGCCTAACTAGAGTTAAACCCTTTTCCACTAAGTGTGGAAAAGTCCTGGAATGTTCCTTCCTTCAGAATCAGGAAAGATGTCAAACTGGATACACACCTTATCCGTGTGAAAAACGCGGGCAAGCCGGCGGGTGTGTCTCATGCCTAAGCTCTCATGTGGGAACAGACCTTGTGGAGAAACCCTGTATAATTCAGGATAGTGAGAGAGTGTGCAAGAAATACATGAAGAACCTCAGTGGTAAGAAATCTTTTTTCCAGTGTAGCAAatgtggaaaagctttcagttgttCCTCCTCCCTTCGAGCACATAGGAGGATGCACGTTGGAGACAAACCCTGTGAATGTGACCAGTGTGGCAAAGCCTTTAGGTTTCCTTCAGGCCTGCGTGAACATGTGAGAATCCACACCGGAGAGAAGCCATATGTGTGTAAAGAGTGTGGGAAAGGATTCAGGGTTTCCACAGTATTGCGAGACCATGTGAAAACGCACAGTGGGGAGAAACCCTACGAATGTaaggagtgtgggaaagccttcagcctTTCGTATTCTCTTCGAAGCCATTTGATAACACACAGTGGGGTGAAATCCTATGAATGTAAGGAGTGTGGAAAGGCCTTCAGTTTTCAGTCCACCCTTCGAAGACATGAAATAACACACTctggggagaagccctatgaatgtgAGCAGTGCAGGAAAGCCTTCAATAAACGCTGCAGTCTTAAGTCACATTTGCGGACACACACTGGcgagaagccctatgaatgtaaggtgtgtgggaaagccttcagtttttcatgtTCTCTTAGAAGCCATGTGAGAATTCACAgtggggagaaaccctatgaatgcaaAGAGTGTGGAAAGGCCTTCACTATTCAATCCACCCTTCGAATGCATGCGAGAacacacactggggagaaaccctatgaatgtgaGCAGTGCGGGAAAGCGTTCAGCAAGCGATGCAGTCTTAAATCACATTTGAGAACACACACTGgcgagaaaccctatgaatgtgaGCAGTGTGGGaattccttcagttttctttccaacCTTCGAATGCATGTGAGAACACACAGttgggagaaaccctatgaatgtgagcagtgtgggaaagctttcagtcagCGATGCAGCCTTAAAACACATTCGAGAAtacacactggggagaaaccctatgaatgtcaGCAATGTGACAAAGCCTTCAGTGGGCCATCGTCCCTTTACAGACATGTGGGAAGGCACCGGAGGGAGACCCCTATGAATGTCAGCAATGTGGCCAACCTTTCAGGTTTCACTACTCCCTTAAAGAACATGAGAACACAGAGTGGGGGAGAGCATACAAATAACAGCAGTGTAGGAAAAGTTTAA